The Manis javanica isolate MJ-LG chromosome 4, MJ_LKY, whole genome shotgun sequence genome contains a region encoding:
- the RAPGEFL1 gene encoding rap guanine nucleotide exchange factor-like 1 isoform X1: MKPLEKFLKKQTSQLAGRTVAGGPGGGPGSCGGPGGGGGPGGGGGPAGGLRPLQRRQSVSRLLLPAFLREPPTEPGLEPPPEEEGGEPAGVAEELGSGGPCWLQLEEVPGPGPFGGGGPLRSPSSYSSDELSPGEPLSSPPWAPLGAPERPEHLLNRVLERLAGGATRDSAASDILLDDIVLTHSLFLPTEKFLQELHQYFVWAGGMEGPEGLGRKQACLAMLLHFLDTYQGLLQEEEGAGRIIKDLYLLIMKDESLYQDLREDTLRLHQLVETVELKVPEESQPPSKQVKPLFRHFRRIDSCLQTRVAFRGSDEIFCRVYMPDHSYVTIRSRLSASVQDILGSVTEKLQYSEEPAGREDSLILVAVASSGEKVLLQPTEDCVFTTLGINSHLFACTRDSYEALMPLPEEIQVSPGDTEIHRVEPEDVANHLTSFHWELFRCVHELEFVDYVFHGERGRRETANLELLLQRCSEVTHWVATEVLLCEAPGKRAQLLKKFIKIAAICKQNQDLLSFYAVVMGLDNAAVSRLRLTWEKLPGKFKNLFRKFENLTDPCRNHKSYREVISKMKPPVIPFVPLILKDLTFLHEGSRTLVDGLVNIEKLHSVAEKVRTIRKYRSRALCLDMEASPHHLQTKAYVRQFQVIDNQNLLFELSYKLEANSQ, translated from the exons ATGAAGCCGCTGGAGAAATTTTTGAAGAAGCAGACATCGCAACTGGCGGGGCGAACGGTGGCGGGAGGTCCGGGCGGAGGTCCGGGGAGCTGCGGCGGGCCTGGAGGGGGCGGGGGGCCTGGCGGGGGCGGCGGTCCAGCCGGGGGACTGCGGCCGCTGCAGCGGCGTCAGAGCGTGTCTCGCCTGCTGCTCCCAGCTTTCCTCCGGGAGCCCCCCACCGAGCCGGGGCTGGAGCCGCCCCCTGAGGAAGAAGGGGGAGAGCCGGCGGGAGTCGCGGAGGAGCTAGGCAGCGGGGGGCCCTGCTGGCTGCAGCTAGAGGAGGTGCCGGGGCCCGGGCCGTTTGGGGGAGGGGGCCCCCTGCGCTCCCCTTCCTCGTACTCTTCAGATGAACTGTCTCCAGGCGAACCCCTGTCTTCCCCGCCCTGGGCCCCCCTGGGCGCCCCCGAGCGGCCGGAGCATCTTCTGAACCGGGTTCTGGAGCGGCTGGCCGGAGGGGCCACCAGGGACAGCGCAGCGTCAG ATATCCTGTTGGACGACATCGTCCTCAcccattctctcttcctccccacgGAGAAATTCCTGCAGGAGCTACACCAGTA CTTTGTTTGGGCAGGAGGCATGGAGGGCCCCGAGGGGCTGGGCCGAAAGCAGGCCTGTCTAGCCATGCTCCTTCATTTCTTGGACACCTACCAGGGGCTGctgcaggaggaagaaggggctGGCCGCATCATCAAG GATCTCTACCTGCTGATTATGAAGGATGAATCCCTTTACCAGGACCTCCGAGAGGACACACTGAGGCTACACCAGCTTGTGGAAACAGTGGAGCTGAA GGTTCCAGAGGAAAGCCAGCCACCCAGCAAGCAGGTGAAGCCACTCTTCCGCCACTTCCGCCGGATAGACTCCTGTCTACAGACTCGAGTGGCCTTCCGGGGCTCCGATGAGA TTTTCTGCCGGGTCTACATGCCTGACCACTCTTACGTGACCATACGCAGCCGCCTCTCAGCGTCTGTGCAGGACATTCTGGGCTCGGTGACAGAGAAATTGCAGTACTCGGAGGAGCCTGCAGGGCGTGAGGATTCCCTCATCCTGGTAGCTGTGGCCTCCTCTGGAG AGAAGGTTCTTCTCCAGCCAACTGAAGACTGTGTCTTTACTACGCTGGGCATCAACAGCCACCTGTTTGCCTGCACGCGGGACAGCTATGAGGCCCTG ATGCCCCTCCCTGAGGAGATCCAGGTCTCCCCTGGAGACACGGAGATCCACCGAGTGGAACCTGAGGATGTGGCCAACCACCTGACTTCTTTCCACTGGGAGCTGTTCCGATGTGTGCACGAG CTGGAGTTCGTGGACTACGTGTTCCACGGGGAGCGCGGCCGCCGGGAGACCGCCAACCTGGAGCTGCTCCTGCAGCGCTGCAGCGAGGTCACGCACTGGGTTGCCACCGAGGTGCTGCTCTGTGAGGCCCCGGGCAAGCGCGCGCAGCTGCTTAAGAAGTTCATCAAGATCGCGGCCAT CTGCAAGCAGAACCAGGACTTGCTGTCCTTCTACGCCGTGGTCATGGGGCTGGACAACGCTGCGGTCAGCCGCCTGAGGCTCACCTGGGAG AAGCTGCCAGGAAAGTTCAAGAACTTGTTCCGCAAATTTGAGAACCTGACA GACCCCTGCAGGAACCACAAAAGTTACCGAGAAGTGATCTCCAAGATGAAGCCCCCGGTGATTCCTTTCGTGCCTCTTATCCTCAAAG ATCTGACTTTCCTGCACGAGGGGAGTAGGACCCTTGTAGATGGTTTGGTGAATATTGAGAAGCTG CATTCAGTGGCTGAAAAAGTGAGGACAATCCGCAAATACAGGAGCCGAGCCCTTT GCCTGGACATGGAGGCTTCACCCCATCACCTGCAGACCAAGGCCTATGTGCGCCAGTTCCAGGTCATAGACAACCAGAACCTCCTCTTTGAGCTCTCCTACAAGCTGGAGGCTAACAGTCAGTGA
- the RAPGEFL1 gene encoding rap guanine nucleotide exchange factor-like 1 isoform X2, translating to MKPLEKFLKKQTSQLAGRTVAGGPGGGPGSCGGPGGGGGPGGGGGPAGGLRPLQRRQSVSRLLLPAFLREPPTEPGLEPPPEEEGGEPAGVAEELGSGGPCWLQLEEVPGPGPFGGGGPLRSPSSYSSDELSPGEPLSSPPWAPLGAPERPEHLLNRVLERLAGGATRDSAASDILLDDIVLTHSLFLPTEKFLQELHQYFVWAGGMEGPEGLGRKQACLAMLLHFLDTYQGLLQEEEGAGRIIKDLYLLIMKDESLYQDLREDTLRLHQLVETVELKVPEESQPPSKQVKPLFRHFRRIDSCLQTRVAFRGSDEKKVLLQPTEDCVFTTLGINSHLFACTRDSYEALMPLPEEIQVSPGDTEIHRVEPEDVANHLTSFHWELFRCVHELEFVDYVFHGERGRRETANLELLLQRCSEVTHWVATEVLLCEAPGKRAQLLKKFIKIAAICKQNQDLLSFYAVVMGLDNAAVSRLRLTWEKLPGKFKNLFRKFENLTDPCRNHKSYREVISKMKPPVIPFVPLILKDLTFLHEGSRTLVDGLVNIEKLHSVAEKVRTIRKYRSRALCLDMEASPHHLQTKAYVRQFQVIDNQNLLFELSYKLEANSQ from the exons ATGAAGCCGCTGGAGAAATTTTTGAAGAAGCAGACATCGCAACTGGCGGGGCGAACGGTGGCGGGAGGTCCGGGCGGAGGTCCGGGGAGCTGCGGCGGGCCTGGAGGGGGCGGGGGGCCTGGCGGGGGCGGCGGTCCAGCCGGGGGACTGCGGCCGCTGCAGCGGCGTCAGAGCGTGTCTCGCCTGCTGCTCCCAGCTTTCCTCCGGGAGCCCCCCACCGAGCCGGGGCTGGAGCCGCCCCCTGAGGAAGAAGGGGGAGAGCCGGCGGGAGTCGCGGAGGAGCTAGGCAGCGGGGGGCCCTGCTGGCTGCAGCTAGAGGAGGTGCCGGGGCCCGGGCCGTTTGGGGGAGGGGGCCCCCTGCGCTCCCCTTCCTCGTACTCTTCAGATGAACTGTCTCCAGGCGAACCCCTGTCTTCCCCGCCCTGGGCCCCCCTGGGCGCCCCCGAGCGGCCGGAGCATCTTCTGAACCGGGTTCTGGAGCGGCTGGCCGGAGGGGCCACCAGGGACAGCGCAGCGTCAG ATATCCTGTTGGACGACATCGTCCTCAcccattctctcttcctccccacgGAGAAATTCCTGCAGGAGCTACACCAGTA CTTTGTTTGGGCAGGAGGCATGGAGGGCCCCGAGGGGCTGGGCCGAAAGCAGGCCTGTCTAGCCATGCTCCTTCATTTCTTGGACACCTACCAGGGGCTGctgcaggaggaagaaggggctGGCCGCATCATCAAG GATCTCTACCTGCTGATTATGAAGGATGAATCCCTTTACCAGGACCTCCGAGAGGACACACTGAGGCTACACCAGCTTGTGGAAACAGTGGAGCTGAA GGTTCCAGAGGAAAGCCAGCCACCCAGCAAGCAGGTGAAGCCACTCTTCCGCCACTTCCGCCGGATAGACTCCTGTCTACAGACTCGAGTGGCCTTCCGGGGCTCCGATGAGA AGAAGGTTCTTCTCCAGCCAACTGAAGACTGTGTCTTTACTACGCTGGGCATCAACAGCCACCTGTTTGCCTGCACGCGGGACAGCTATGAGGCCCTG ATGCCCCTCCCTGAGGAGATCCAGGTCTCCCCTGGAGACACGGAGATCCACCGAGTGGAACCTGAGGATGTGGCCAACCACCTGACTTCTTTCCACTGGGAGCTGTTCCGATGTGTGCACGAG CTGGAGTTCGTGGACTACGTGTTCCACGGGGAGCGCGGCCGCCGGGAGACCGCCAACCTGGAGCTGCTCCTGCAGCGCTGCAGCGAGGTCACGCACTGGGTTGCCACCGAGGTGCTGCTCTGTGAGGCCCCGGGCAAGCGCGCGCAGCTGCTTAAGAAGTTCATCAAGATCGCGGCCAT CTGCAAGCAGAACCAGGACTTGCTGTCCTTCTACGCCGTGGTCATGGGGCTGGACAACGCTGCGGTCAGCCGCCTGAGGCTCACCTGGGAG AAGCTGCCAGGAAAGTTCAAGAACTTGTTCCGCAAATTTGAGAACCTGACA GACCCCTGCAGGAACCACAAAAGTTACCGAGAAGTGATCTCCAAGATGAAGCCCCCGGTGATTCCTTTCGTGCCTCTTATCCTCAAAG ATCTGACTTTCCTGCACGAGGGGAGTAGGACCCTTGTAGATGGTTTGGTGAATATTGAGAAGCTG CATTCAGTGGCTGAAAAAGTGAGGACAATCCGCAAATACAGGAGCCGAGCCCTTT GCCTGGACATGGAGGCTTCACCCCATCACCTGCAGACCAAGGCCTATGTGCGCCAGTTCCAGGTCATAGACAACCAGAACCTCCTCTTTGAGCTCTCCTACAAGCTGGAGGCTAACAGTCAGTGA